The following are encoded in a window of Brevibacillus sp. DP1.3A genomic DNA:
- a CDS encoding ABC transporter permease: MFALYRKLIAASIRSQMQYKINFVTSAATTGMIMVLDFIILSAILYRFHDVVGWNIYEVGMLYGISSASVSLYRLFAPEINDFEKYIVQGELDQLLIRPVSPLLLLLTRNLDLSRVGGLVQGVSVLVISLSGLAAEGKSIMGLVLFSPIAILSGGVIYFSMGLATAGVAFWTHQMKDMLTFTIYAPANASNYPIGLYPNWLKWLFFSAIPIAYMNYLPMLTLLGKGGEWFYPILTPVAAAIAFYLARMLWNVGIRHYHSTGS; this comes from the coding sequence ATGTTTGCCCTCTATCGCAAACTGATTGCGGCCAGCATTCGCTCGCAAATGCAATACAAGATAAATTTTGTCACGAGCGCTGCCACGACCGGAATGATTATGGTGCTTGATTTTATTATTCTCTCTGCGATTTTGTACCGATTTCACGATGTGGTTGGGTGGAATATTTACGAGGTTGGGATGCTTTACGGGATTTCCTCGGCATCTGTCTCCTTGTATCGACTGTTTGCCCCGGAAATCAACGACTTTGAGAAGTACATCGTACAAGGGGAGCTCGATCAATTGCTCATTCGTCCTGTTTCACCTTTGCTTCTGCTATTGACACGCAATCTTGATTTGTCGAGAGTGGGAGGGTTGGTGCAAGGGGTGTCTGTTTTAGTCATCTCATTGTCGGGTCTTGCGGCGGAAGGAAAATCGATCATGGGGTTGGTGCTATTCTCACCGATTGCCATTTTGTCTGGCGGAGTGATCTATTTCTCCATGGGGCTTGCTACGGCAGGGGTCGCCTTTTGGACGCATCAGATGAAAGACATGCTGACCTTTACCATTTATGCGCCAGCCAATGCTTCCAATTATCCGATCGGGCTATATCCAAACTGGCTCAAATGGCTGTTTTTCTCAGCGATTCCAATCGCGTATATGAATTATTTGCCAATGTTGACGCTGTTAGGCAAAGGGGGCGAATGGTTTTATCCGATACTCACCCCGGTAGCCGCAGCGATTGCTTTTTATCTCGCTCGTATGCTGTGGAATGTCGGGATTCGACACTACCATAGTACAGGGAGCTAA
- a CDS encoding DUF177 domain-containing protein, translating into MNIKLAELEHRKGEPLPFQVTLDADELKKRHHEIRGITPVTASGEAVQLGNLYYVKGSMKADVNFVCARCLNPFVDQATVDFSETFALADDPILQDDEDSDILPLEGDEIELNSLLQEDFLLEMPTFPLCEEDCKGLCPTCGVNRNEVACSCKNERVDPRLAGLADFFKDSK; encoded by the coding sequence ATGAACATTAAGTTAGCAGAGTTAGAGCATCGAAAAGGAGAGCCGTTGCCATTCCAGGTAACTCTGGATGCAGATGAGCTGAAGAAGCGCCATCATGAGATTCGCGGGATTACTCCTGTGACTGCGAGTGGTGAAGCTGTACAGCTAGGCAATCTCTATTACGTAAAAGGAAGCATGAAGGCAGATGTGAATTTTGTCTGTGCGAGATGCTTGAATCCTTTTGTCGATCAGGCAACAGTAGATTTCTCTGAGACATTTGCTCTTGCGGATGATCCAATCCTGCAAGATGACGAGGACAGCGATATCCTTCCTCTGGAAGGCGATGAAATCGAGCTGAACTCACTGCTTCAAGAGGATTTCTTACTGGAAATGCCGACCTTCCCGCTTTGCGAGGAGGATTGCAAAGGTCTGTGCCCGACTTGCGGTGTGAACCGTAATGAAGTGGCATGCAGCTGTAAGAATGAGCGTGTTGACCCGCGTTTGGCTGGGTTGGCTGACTTTTTCAAAGACAGCAAATAA
- a CDS encoding patatin-like phospholipase family protein, which translates to METKRKPIVGVALGSGGARGFAHIGVLNALEAHGIQIDMLAGSSMGSLIGAVYANGIEPHMMGKLALNLKRKHWLDLTVPSMGFVTGEKIKQLIRLLTHGKHLEELNKPLAIVATDIESGERVVFREGPIDQAVRASISIPGIFVPEKVGGRLLVDGGVIDRVPVTVLREMGADIVIAVDVAQFDTRMEVKSIFDVIAQTIDVMEREILRHRIIAADIVIRPDVGHYSSIAYTGVEEIIELGERAGTEHIERIQELIANWEAQE; encoded by the coding sequence ATGGAGACAAAGCGTAAACCAATCGTGGGTGTAGCCCTGGGTTCTGGGGGCGCTCGCGGTTTTGCGCATATTGGTGTATTGAATGCGTTAGAGGCACATGGCATCCAGATTGACATGCTGGCTGGCTCCAGTATGGGCAGTCTGATTGGGGCCGTCTATGCCAACGGAATTGAACCGCACATGATGGGAAAGCTTGCCCTTAATTTAAAACGCAAGCATTGGCTCGATTTAACCGTACCCAGCATGGGCTTTGTTACGGGGGAAAAGATCAAGCAATTGATTCGTCTGTTAACTCACGGAAAGCACTTGGAAGAGCTGAACAAGCCGCTTGCCATTGTGGCGACGGATATTGAATCAGGAGAGCGAGTCGTATTTCGTGAAGGTCCAATTGATCAAGCGGTGAGGGCGAGTATATCCATTCCGGGCATCTTCGTACCTGAAAAAGTAGGGGGGCGGCTTTTAGTCGATGGAGGAGTCATTGATCGTGTGCCCGTGACGGTACTGCGTGAAATGGGCGCCGATATCGTAATTGCCGTAGATGTCGCCCAATTCGATACACGGATGGAGGTCAAAAGTATTTTTGATGTCATCGCCCAGACGATTGATGTGATGGAAAGGGAAATTCTGCGACATCGAATCATTGCGGCAGACATCGTAATCAGGCCGGATGTTGGACACTATAGCAGTATCGCGTACACGGGTGTCGAAGAAATTATCGAGCTAGGCGAACGTGCGGGTACTGAACATATCGAACGCATTCAGGAACTAATTGCAAATTGGGAGGCACAAGAATGA
- the rsmD gene encoding 16S rRNA (guanine(966)-N(2))-methyltransferase RsmD codes for MRVIAGEHRGRRLAAVPGKGTRPTTDKVKESIFNMIGPYFDGGWALDLYAGTGGLGIEALSRGADRAVFVERDHKAFAVVKQNVSTCRLDDYAELYRMDADRAIRTLSTRNQKFDLVFLDPPYAQQKIVEEIEMLQELGMLADGAWIVTEHDIADSFPDAIGHCVKDRAAKYGDTAVTVYYYALEPQA; via the coding sequence ATGCGAGTCATCGCTGGAGAACACAGAGGAAGACGGTTGGCAGCAGTTCCGGGCAAAGGAACCAGACCGACAACTGATAAAGTTAAAGAATCGATTTTTAATATGATTGGTCCGTATTTCGATGGCGGTTGGGCATTGGACCTATACGCAGGAACAGGTGGTCTCGGGATCGAGGCATTAAGTAGGGGAGCGGATCGCGCTGTTTTCGTGGAGCGAGATCATAAAGCTTTTGCCGTGGTAAAACAAAACGTCAGCACGTGCAGGCTGGACGATTATGCAGAACTATATCGGATGGATGCGGACCGCGCCATTCGCACACTGAGTACGCGCAATCAAAAATTTGATCTTGTCTTTTTGGACCCGCCATATGCCCAGCAAAAAATTGTCGAAGAAATTGAGATGTTGCAGGAGCTGGGAATGTTGGCGGACGGAGCGTGGATCGTGACTGAGCATGATATCGCAGACTCCTTTCCAGATGCGATTGGTCATTGTGTAAAGGATCGAGCGGCTAAGTATGGGGATACGGCCGTCACGGTATATTATTACGCTTTGGAGCCACAAGCCTAA
- the coaD gene encoding pantetheine-phosphate adenylyltransferase has translation MAIAVCSGSFDPVTYGHLDIIARGANVFDKVIVAVLINSKKNSLFSVEERVDLLRQATADMKNVEVDSFDGLLIDYMNKKGAQVIIRGLRAVSDFEYEMQVASINKKLDENIETFFMMTNNQYSYLSSSIVKEVAKYKASVADLVPPVVEEALKRKMAE, from the coding sequence ATGGCAATCGCCGTATGTTCAGGAAGCTTCGACCCTGTTACTTATGGGCATCTCGACATTATTGCGCGGGGTGCCAACGTTTTTGATAAGGTCATTGTTGCCGTCTTGATCAATTCAAAGAAAAACTCATTGTTCAGCGTAGAAGAGCGCGTCGATTTGCTTCGTCAGGCAACGGCTGACATGAAAAATGTAGAAGTGGACTCTTTTGACGGCTTGTTGATTGACTATATGAACAAAAAGGGTGCACAGGTGATCATTCGTGGTCTTCGTGCTGTTTCTGATTTTGAATATGAGATGCAAGTCGCCTCGATAAATAAAAAGCTCGACGAAAATATCGAAACGTTTTTCATGATGACGAACAATCAATATTCGTACTTGAGTTCAAGTATTGTAAAGGAAGTTGCGAAATACAAGGCGAGTGTCGCCGATTTGGTGCCGCCGGTCGTAGAAGAGGCACTGAAGCGAAAAATGGCCGAGTAG
- a CDS encoding SepM family pheromone-processing serine protease, with product MSEEQLYANRRRSTGTRGFSWILALVVVLLGISFFVPTNYYVSRPGSAIELGPMIQVEGGKRDETGSFMLTTVRMGEANLPWYWYAKMAEDVELMPKELVVSKGEDSEDFIRREQAVMDNSQKIAEAVAFRLAGFEVKIEKQGVWVMGTLEGFPAYKKLQIGDVITYVDGVRTSEAKDLLTALSAKKAGDQVEITYTRDGQEAKTMLTLEPLPESKSVGIGVRPDNKQEIIIPKEVTIASQGIGGPSAGLMMTLEIYDQLNTETDLTKGYKIAGTGTISLDGKVGRIGGINQKVIAADKAGAEIFFAPQDTPDTNSNYEEALATAKRIGTSMKVVPIKTVEEAITYLNGQKPKST from the coding sequence ATGAGTGAGGAACAGCTTTATGCCAATAGACGCAGATCTACAGGAACCAGAGGCTTTAGCTGGATACTTGCCTTGGTTGTCGTCTTGTTGGGTATTTCTTTTTTTGTACCGACGAATTATTACGTGAGTCGTCCGGGTTCAGCGATTGAGTTGGGGCCGATGATTCAAGTGGAAGGCGGCAAGAGAGACGAGACTGGCTCCTTCATGCTCACGACGGTTCGAATGGGCGAAGCGAATTTGCCGTGGTATTGGTATGCAAAAATGGCGGAGGATGTTGAACTGATGCCCAAGGAGCTGGTTGTCAGCAAGGGCGAGGACAGCGAAGATTTTATCCGTCGAGAACAAGCAGTCATGGACAATTCACAAAAAATTGCGGAGGCAGTCGCATTCCGTCTTGCCGGTTTCGAAGTGAAAATCGAGAAGCAGGGTGTGTGGGTGATGGGTACCTTGGAAGGGTTCCCTGCCTATAAAAAATTGCAAATTGGTGATGTCATTACGTATGTAGACGGGGTTCGCACGTCTGAGGCAAAAGATTTGCTGACAGCCCTCTCTGCAAAAAAAGCAGGCGATCAAGTCGAAATTACGTACACAAGAGATGGACAAGAGGCCAAAACGATGTTAACCTTGGAACCACTCCCTGAATCCAAGTCAGTTGGAATTGGTGTACGCCCTGACAACAAACAGGAAATCATCATTCCGAAAGAAGTAACCATTGCCTCTCAAGGGATTGGTGGTCCTTCTGCTGGATTAATGATGACACTGGAGATTTATGACCAGTTAAATACGGAGACGGATTTGACAAAAGGCTATAAAATTGCAGGAACAGGCACGATTTCGTTAGACGGAAAAGTAGGCAGGATCGGTGGCATTAATCAAAAGGTAATCGCAGCGGACAAAGCGGGCGCAGAGATCTTCTTTGCTCCACAGGATACGCCAGATACGAACTCCAATTACGAGGAGGCGTTAGCGACTGCCAAGCGGATTGGAACTTCAATGAAAGTGGTTCCGATCAAGACGGTAGAAGAAGCGATTACGTACTTGAATGGACAAAAACCGAAATCTACCTGA
- a CDS encoding ABC-2 family transporter protein, which yields MVYWRIIRKSYRRNLQYRLSHVINNVASSIFGLVFIAIWTGVLSGKQVYGPYDVKTMGYYIAICQSVLWMTTFISPGLNVQIAVRSGAVSLDMIKPVHYLWYMLSQEFGRLLYNACYRSVPIGLLLGLVVGFFYPSHPFTYFSFILSLLLGTYVGMLLFYLAGISSFWTTEIR from the coding sequence ATGGTCTATTGGCGGATTATTCGCAAGAGCTATCGTCGAAATCTTCAGTATCGTTTATCGCATGTCATCAACAATGTCGCAAGCTCGATTTTTGGGCTTGTTTTTATTGCCATTTGGACGGGTGTCCTTTCTGGAAAACAAGTATACGGTCCCTATGATGTCAAAACGATGGGGTATTACATCGCGATTTGCCAAAGTGTTCTCTGGATGACCACATTTATATCGCCGGGCCTGAATGTGCAAATAGCGGTAAGGAGCGGAGCTGTCAGTCTGGATATGATCAAGCCTGTTCATTACCTCTGGTACATGCTCAGTCAGGAGTTTGGAAGACTTTTGTACAACGCTTGTTACCGAAGTGTTCCGATCGGCTTGTTGCTAGGATTAGTGGTAGGCTTCTTTTATCCCTCCCATCCGTTCACTTACTTCTCGTTTATCCTCTCGCTACTGCTAGGAACTTACGTAGGTATGCTGCTCTTTTATCTCGCGGGTATTTCCTCCTTCTGGACGACAGAAATTCGCTAG
- a CDS encoding cation diffusion facilitator family transporter, translating into MDVYSDLKQGERGAWVSIFAYIFCSVLKIGVAYVTASEALMADGLNNSTDVVASIAVLIGLRIARKPPDNDHPYGHFRAETISALVASFIMLFVGVQVVTNAVPSLLDPKHAAPDLLAGWTALATAVIMLFVYRYNKKLAIKTNSQALNAAAADNRSDAFVSIGTFIGVAGAQFQLHWLDPLAAFVVGLIILKTAWDIFREATHRLTDGFDESELADLRATISSISGVKDISDIKARYHGSSVLVDVVIHVDPGLNVVESHTITEKIEEQMRKIHRINAVHIHIEPCRKMVPN; encoded by the coding sequence ATGGATGTCTATTCGGATCTAAAACAAGGAGAACGTGGAGCGTGGGTAAGTATTTTCGCCTACATATTCTGCTCTGTATTAAAAATAGGAGTTGCGTATGTCACCGCGTCGGAAGCTTTAATGGCCGACGGTCTTAACAACTCAACGGATGTCGTCGCATCAATTGCTGTTTTGATCGGGCTTCGTATTGCAAGGAAACCACCTGATAATGATCACCCGTATGGTCATTTTCGGGCGGAGACGATTTCAGCACTTGTCGCATCATTTATTATGCTATTTGTCGGAGTTCAAGTCGTTACGAATGCCGTACCATCCTTATTGGACCCAAAGCATGCGGCTCCTGACCTGTTGGCAGGGTGGACAGCACTTGCGACTGCAGTCATTATGCTTTTCGTCTATCGCTATAATAAAAAGCTCGCCATTAAAACAAACAGCCAAGCACTAAATGCAGCGGCCGCTGACAACCGTTCAGACGCATTCGTCAGTATTGGGACGTTTATCGGGGTAGCTGGCGCACAATTTCAATTGCACTGGCTTGATCCTTTAGCTGCTTTTGTTGTTGGTCTCATCATCTTGAAGACTGCTTGGGACATTTTCAGGGAAGCAACTCACCGTTTGACAGATGGCTTTGACGAAAGTGAGCTTGCGGACCTGCGGGCTACTATTTCCTCGATTTCGGGAGTTAAGGATATCAGTGACATCAAAGCCCGCTACCATGGCAGCAGCGTGCTGGTGGATGTTGTGATCCATGTAGATCCAGGTCTGAATGTGGTGGAGAGCCACACCATCACCGAGAAAATTGAAGAGCAGATGCGCAAGATTCACCGCATTAACGCCGTTCATATCCATATTGAACCATGCAGGAAGATGGTTCCAAACTAG
- a CDS encoding DeoR/GlpR family DNA-binding transcription regulator has protein sequence MFQEERLAAILAYLQEYQRISVQEVVEQFGVSRDTARRDIVKLEEQGQILRTRGGAVLPSLNKKNYSHQERMQLDLTGKRSIAAAAARLIKDGDYLLLDASTTVQLTVESLQTRDHVIITNSLATASSMSRKEGVLVKLLGGDVHAEDQCVLGSRVIQNLADFHVDKVLVGACGLTKEGLMSTQEDHGFLIKEMIKRADQVIIVTDHTKFGKSMLYRVAGFEQIDIIVTDKLPEKEIAEVLHANDVEVIVAST, from the coding sequence GTGTTTCAAGAGGAGAGGCTCGCTGCAATTCTTGCGTATTTGCAGGAGTATCAGCGAATCAGCGTGCAAGAGGTAGTTGAGCAGTTTGGGGTTTCCCGTGACACAGCAAGGCGTGATATCGTCAAGCTGGAGGAGCAGGGTCAAATCCTGCGAACTAGGGGAGGAGCAGTATTACCCAGCCTCAACAAAAAGAACTACTCCCATCAGGAACGAATGCAGCTTGATTTGACAGGAAAGCGCAGTATTGCAGCAGCGGCGGCCCGTCTGATCAAAGACGGCGATTACTTGCTGCTCGATGCGTCCACAACTGTTCAGCTAACAGTGGAATCCTTGCAGACCCGCGACCATGTCATCATCACGAATTCATTAGCGACAGCCTCCAGTATGTCCCGAAAAGAAGGTGTTCTTGTCAAGCTTTTAGGCGGAGACGTACATGCTGAGGATCAATGTGTGCTCGGTTCACGCGTGATTCAAAACCTCGCTGATTTTCATGTGGATAAGGTCCTGGTTGGTGCATGCGGTCTTACAAAAGAAGGACTCATGTCCACGCAGGAAGATCACGGCTTTCTGATCAAAGAAATGATCAAGCGGGCCGATCAAGTGATCATAGTCACCGACCATACCAAGTTTGGAAAAAGCATGCTGTATCGCGTTGCAGGTTTTGAGCAGATCGATATTATCGTGACCGATAAGCTGCCTGAAAAGGAAATAGCTGAGGTTTTGCACGCCAACGATGTAGAGGTGATTGTAGCTTCCACATGA
- a CDS encoding ATP-binding cassette domain-containing protein: MIEAKHIEKSFFLNQAKEGRFASLRTLFSRERREVKAVHDISFSIDRGEFVGYIGPNGAGKSTTIKMLAGILHPSQGEIRIGGYSPQRQRIQVASQIGVVFGQRTQLWWDLPVRDSFEILQAMYKIDDKTYRRSMEAYQELLDLHEFLDTPVRKLSLGQRMRADLAAALLHDPPVLFLDEPTIGLDVVAKTRIRAFLKEVNQSQKKTILLTTHDMDDIEQLCNRIIVINHGKKMMDTSLADLRRQIGLPSLIRIEFRQPPEKLYDLEGIERMELSENVLSIYFDKGKISSPRILAEVAGWGEPLDIQMKEPGIEEIIRLIYR, translated from the coding sequence ATGATTGAAGCAAAGCACATCGAAAAATCATTTTTCCTGAATCAAGCGAAAGAGGGGCGCTTTGCTTCTCTACGAACACTCTTTTCTCGTGAACGAAGGGAAGTCAAAGCCGTCCACGATATCTCTTTTTCGATTGACAGAGGCGAGTTCGTGGGATATATCGGGCCGAATGGCGCAGGAAAATCGACGACAATCAAAATGCTCGCAGGAATTCTTCATCCCAGTCAGGGGGAAATACGAATAGGCGGATATAGTCCACAGCGGCAAAGAATTCAAGTAGCTTCACAAATAGGTGTGGTGTTCGGTCAGCGAACACAGTTGTGGTGGGATCTGCCGGTCAGAGATTCCTTCGAAATTTTGCAAGCGATGTACAAGATTGACGACAAGACATATCGGCGATCGATGGAGGCGTATCAGGAACTGCTGGATCTGCATGAATTCCTTGATACGCCAGTGCGTAAGCTGTCATTGGGTCAGAGGATGAGAGCTGATTTAGCGGCGGCACTACTGCATGATCCGCCTGTCTTGTTTTTAGACGAGCCTACGATTGGTTTGGATGTGGTCGCGAAGACTCGCATCAGAGCGTTTTTGAAAGAAGTGAATCAATCCCAGAAGAAGACCATTCTATTGACGACTCATGATATGGACGATATCGAACAACTCTGCAACCGAATCATCGTGATCAATCATGGCAAAAAGATGATGGATACGAGCTTGGCCGATTTGCGACGTCAGATAGGGTTGCCAAGCCTCATTCGAATCGAATTTCGACAACCGCCCGAAAAGCTTTACGACCTAGAGGGAATTGAGCGAATGGAGCTATCAGAGAATGTACTTTCGATTTACTTCGACAAAGGAAAAATTTCTTCCCCGCGAATCCTTGCCGAAGTGGCGGGGTGGGGTGAGCCTCTGGACATTCAGATGAAAGAACCGGGAATTGAGGAGATCATTCGACTCATTTATCGTTAG
- a CDS encoding Ku protein: MHTVWKGSISFGLVNIPVRMFTATEERDIRFRQLHKECNTPIKYTKMCPHCQREVDTSEIVRGFEYEKGHFVMIDDDELEAITPETRRAIEIIDFVDLSEIDPVYFHKSYFLSPQDTGEKAYALLRSAMEQTGKIGVAQVTMRNRQSLAVIRLYEHCIMLETIFYPDEVRPVSQVPALPEATVPLAENELKMATELISNMTIPFDPTKYTDEYRSDLQKLIENKLEGQEIATAPTVARTNVIDLMQALKESLESTAGQAAVPIKIEPEPTPSKPARKRTTAASSSEKEQVSKKETAASPKKTTSTTKTLRKKKATPV; this comes from the coding sequence ATGCATACGGTGTGGAAGGGCTCGATCAGCTTCGGCCTCGTCAATATACCTGTTCGCATGTTTACCGCAACGGAAGAGCGCGATATTCGCTTTCGCCAACTTCATAAAGAGTGCAATACCCCGATCAAGTACACGAAAATGTGCCCGCACTGCCAACGCGAAGTTGATACGAGCGAAATCGTCCGTGGCTTCGAATATGAAAAAGGACACTTTGTCATGATCGACGATGATGAGCTGGAAGCCATTACGCCAGAAACACGCAGAGCCATTGAAATTATCGACTTCGTAGACTTGTCGGAGATCGATCCGGTTTATTTTCATAAAAGCTATTTCCTATCCCCACAGGACACTGGTGAAAAAGCATACGCCCTACTGCGCTCCGCCATGGAACAGACAGGCAAGATCGGCGTTGCACAGGTGACGATGCGCAATCGGCAAAGCCTGGCCGTTATCCGACTGTATGAGCATTGCATCATGCTGGAGACGATCTTCTATCCAGATGAGGTACGTCCCGTCAGTCAAGTCCCTGCCTTGCCGGAAGCCACTGTACCATTGGCCGAAAATGAACTGAAGATGGCAACTGAGCTCATTAGCAATATGACGATCCCTTTTGATCCCACAAAATATACTGATGAGTATCGATCCGACCTGCAAAAACTGATTGAGAATAAGCTGGAGGGTCAGGAGATCGCTACCGCACCTACCGTGGCAAGAACCAATGTCATTGATCTCATGCAGGCCCTAAAAGAAAGCTTGGAGTCTACAGCCGGTCAAGCCGCAGTCCCCATCAAAATCGAGCCTGAACCGACTCCGTCAAAGCCTGCGCGAAAACGCACCACTGCTGCCTCCTCGTCCGAAAAAGAGCAGGTATCGAAAAAGGAGACCGCAGCTAGTCCGAAAAAGACTACGTCTACAACCAAAACACTACGCAAAAAGAAGGCTACCCCTGTTTAA
- the ylbJ gene encoding sporulation integral membrane protein YlbJ codes for MSRHSPVLTLLLAISTVFIVISLIAYSQISFEAAVRGLKIWWEVVFPSTLPFIVLSEVLMGLGVVHFVGVLLEPLMRPLFNVPGTGGFVLAMGFSSGYPVAAKLTTRLRLQGNVTKAEGERLVSFTTTGDPLFVMGAVAIGFFHSEQMGITLALTHYLSAVLMGVIYRFHAPFAITSAPLEKNSLPLPLRALQAMHRARVRDGRPFGRLMGEAVQSALNTLLMIGGFIIVFSVLIQLFSTIHLTQIISTLLSIILGPFGFPPTFSQAIVAGLFEVTLGAQAASIVPDNVSLVWKAAIASAILSWGGLSVHAQVASILSETDIRVAPYLIARALHAFLAAILTFVFWGPLATVSSWFVEKAVPVFVQVKSEIPATSWWETLLLSGGIAIGVGAILLCTSLTLSRMNRSKT; via the coding sequence ATGTCACGCCACTCACCCGTACTTACTTTGTTGCTCGCCATCTCGACAGTTTTCATTGTTATTTCGTTGATTGCTTACTCGCAGATTTCTTTTGAAGCTGCCGTACGCGGTCTGAAAATATGGTGGGAGGTAGTTTTCCCCTCTACCCTTCCCTTTATTGTGCTGTCTGAGGTGTTGATGGGTCTGGGCGTCGTTCATTTCGTCGGCGTGTTACTGGAGCCATTAATGCGCCCACTGTTTAACGTTCCGGGCACTGGCGGGTTCGTACTGGCTATGGGCTTCTCGTCCGGCTATCCGGTAGCCGCAAAGCTGACAACACGCCTGCGTCTGCAAGGCAATGTGACGAAGGCTGAGGGTGAACGTCTCGTCTCTTTTACAACGACCGGAGACCCCTTATTCGTCATGGGAGCAGTAGCAATCGGATTTTTTCACAGTGAGCAAATGGGCATCACACTAGCTCTGACTCATTATTTGTCAGCTGTACTCATGGGCGTAATCTATCGTTTCCATGCGCCTTTTGCCATTACTTCAGCCCCATTAGAGAAAAATTCACTGCCTCTTCCTTTACGCGCCTTGCAAGCGATGCATCGGGCACGTGTCCGCGATGGACGTCCGTTCGGAAGATTAATGGGGGAAGCGGTGCAATCCGCCCTGAATACATTGCTCATGATCGGTGGCTTCATCATTGTTTTTTCGGTATTAATTCAACTATTCTCCACGATTCATCTGACACAGATCATCAGTACGCTTCTCTCGATCATTCTCGGTCCCTTTGGTTTTCCACCAACTTTTTCCCAAGCAATCGTGGCTGGGTTGTTCGAAGTAACCCTCGGCGCACAAGCAGCGAGCATTGTGCCTGACAATGTTTCCTTGGTCTGGAAAGCGGCCATTGCCAGCGCAATATTGTCCTGGGGCGGCTTGAGTGTTCACGCGCAGGTCGCGAGTATCTTGAGTGAAACGGATATTCGCGTCGCCCCTTACTTGATTGCCAGAGCGCTGCACGCTTTTCTAGCTGCGATTTTGACCTTTGTCTTTTGGGGTCCTCTTGCCACAGTCAGCTCCTGGTTCGTGGAGAAAGCCGTCCCTGTATTTGTACAAGTGAAATCTGAGATTCCGGCGACGAGTTGGTGGGAGACCTTGCTCCTATCAGGGGGAATCGCCATCGGCGTCGGTGCGATTCTGTTGTGTACCAGCTTGACTCTTTCGCGCATGAACCGAAGCAAAACGTGA
- the rpmF gene encoding 50S ribosomal protein L32, whose amino-acid sequence MAVPQRRTSKTRKRMRRTHFKLEIPGMIKCDNCSEYKLAHRVCPSCGHYKGVKVAK is encoded by the coding sequence ATGGCAGTACCTCAACGGAGAACTTCCAAAACCCGTAAAAGAATGCGTCGTACGCACTTCAAATTAGAGATTCCAGGCATGATCAAATGCGATAATTGCAGCGAATACAAGCTTGCGCATCGTGTTTGCCCAAGCTGCGGTCACTACAAAGGCGTGAAAGTAGCGAAGTAA